GACATGCTCTGGTTCAGCATCAGCTTGTGAAACAGCCAGCGCAGGCGCATGGGGAAGTTGATGGCCAGCACCTGGTGCATGACCAGCGTATGCAGGCTGATCAGGACCACGCTGCCCAGCAGAACAGCGGCAATAGTCAGGAGCGTGCCACCCTGCTGGCTCCAGAATAAAGCAGGTTCAATCGAGGGCAGCCAGTCCACGATATAGCTGAGCAGGGCAAACAGCATGGCCTCGTAGGCCGACAGGCCAATCGAGGTCACGGTCATCAGGCCAATCCAGCCGCGTGAATTTTTCGTACAGGCCCAGATGAAGGGGAAAAATCCTTTGGGAGGAGTGGCGACGTGTTGTTCGGGATAGGGATCTAATCGACGTTCAAAGAATGACAGCACCGAATGGGCTCCAGCGGACGGCCCCGAGGATGGCAGGGCCGTTTAGACAAATAGAAAACCGCTTCCGGGGTATGAAGCGGCAATTTTTGATGGTACAGCAGTCATTCTGTCTGGCTGAAGAAAACCTGATAAAAACACAGTCTTTGTGTATGGAAAGTGTCAGATATTGACCACGGTGTACGTTTAGTGAGCCAAGCTAATGTTGGCGTCTGCTTTGGCAGAGCATTGAAGGAGGCTGAAGGGATAGGGCCTTGGTACGCGTGTCTTTGTTCCGTTGAGCGGTTTGTCTACATAGAGATAGGGAGGCCCAAAGGTATTTGGGGTCTGGATAAGGATATCCAGACCCCAATCAGAGAGCGGCAGTGATCTCTTAAAGGTAAACAGGCTTAGTACGCCACCACCTGCCCATCTTTACGCGGGTCAGAGCCACCCACGTAATGATTGCCCTGGCGCAGAATCAGTTGTGCACCGCCAAAGGCGAACACACCACTGCCAGGTTCAACGACGACTTCATGACCGCGCTCGCGCAGGGCCTGAACCAGAGCGGGATCGAAAGTAGGCTCTACCGCCACGCCACGGCCACCCGTCACGCGCCAGCGTGGGGCATCGGCAGCGGCTTGCGGGTTCTGACCATACAGCAGAACACGCAGCGCCATTTGCATATGGCCTTGGGACTGGAAGGGGCCACCCATCACACCAAACGACATTTGCGGCGTGCCATTGGCATTCATGGCAAAGGCGGGAATGATGGTGTGCGAGGGGCGCTTGCCACCGGCCACTTCATTCACATGACCAGGCCGCAGGGTAAAGCCATGACCGCGGTTCTGCATGCTGATGCCGGTGCCGGGAACGACCACGCCGGAACCAAAACCCATGTAGTTGGACTGGATCAGGGACACCATCATGCCGCTGGAATCGGCGGCTGTGACATAGACCGTGCCGGAGGGGCCGGGCAGGCCATGTTTGGGGTCGCCTGCCTCGTTCATTTGAATCAGGGCAGCGCGCTCGCGCAGATAGGCCGGGTCCAGCAGATGCTCGGGATGATGAATCATGTGCTCCAGATCTGCGTGGTGTTCGTACAGATCGGCAAAGGCCAGCTTCATCGCTTCAATGCTCAAATGCACTGTATCGATATGGTCCAGCGGCTGTTGGCCTACACCCGCCTGCTCCATGATGCCCAGTGCCATCAAGGCGGCCAGACCCTGACCATTCGGGGGGATTTCATGAATGACCGATTGCGCAAAAGGATGGCTGATGGTGCCGCACCAGTTCGCGCGATGCTCGGCCAGATCCTGCTCGTCCATGGCGCCGCCATGCTGGCGGGAGAAGTCGGCAATGCGTTTGGCCAGCTCGCCGGTATAAAAGTCCTGACCCTGGGTCGCCGCAATGCGTTCCAGCGTATTGGCCTGGTCCGGGTTCTGGTACCACTGACCAGCTACGGGCGCTTTGCCATCACGTAAAAAGGCTTCGGCAAAACCGGGCTGATCGCCCAGGCGCTGACGACCCAGTTCCCATAAACGTGCGATCACGGGTGAGACCGGGAAACCTTCTCGGGCGTAATGAATCGCGGGGGCGGCGACTTGTTCCAGACTCAGGCGGCCCAGCTTGCTGGACAGCTCGGCCCAGGCAGAGACCGCACCAGGAACGGAGACACTTTCCCAACCTTTGTCGGGGACGGCGTCGTGACCTTTGAATCGGTCCGGCGACCAGCCACGAGGCGAGCGCCCGGAGGCGTTCAAGCCATGTAGCTCTTTGCCGTCCCAGACGATGGCAAAGGCATCACTGCCTATGCCGCAACCCGTGGGTTCAAGCACCGTCAAGGCGATGGCGGCAGCCAGCGCCGCATCGACGGCATTGCCACCTGCCTGCAACATGCGCAGGCCCGCTTGTGCGGCCAAGGGGTGGGAGGTGCTGACCATGTTTTGGCCAAGCACCGCAGAACGGGCGGACGGGTAGGGGTTGTTCCAGTCCATACAGGTGTCAGTCTTGTTCATTGAATCTGTATTCCAGTCAGTTGGATCAGGCCTTGCCAACGTGCGCTGTCCTCGCGGACCAAGGAGATAAACTCTTCTCGGCTGGTGCTGCGGGGTTGGTCCACGCCCAAGGTTTGCAGGCGTGAGCGTACTTTGGGGTCCTGAACGGCATGGGTAAAAGCCTCATAAGCCTTGTCACGAATTTCGTCGGGCAAGCCTGCGGGAGCGTACAGGCCAAACCAGGTCACCGATTCATAGCCCGGCAGGCCGGACTCCTGAAAGGTGGGCAAATCGGGAGCCAGTGGCGAGCGCTGTTGGCCTGTCACCGCCAGGGCACGCAACTGGCCGCTGTTCACATACGGCATCCCGGTGGGGATGGCATCCAGTAAAACATGGATGGAGCCGCCCAGCATATCGTTAATGGCCTGACCGGTTCCGCGGTATGGAACGTGGGACATGACGATATTGGCCTGATTCAAAAAGGCTTCGGTGCCCAGGTGCACGATGGTGCCATTGCCACTGCTGGCGTAGTTCAACTCATCGGGATGGGCGCGCGCGTATTCAATCAGTTCCGGCAGAGTTTGCGCGGGTACGGACGGGTTCACCAGCAAGACGCTGGCGGCATCGCCCAAGTGAGCGATAGGGGTGAAGTCTTTTTCTGCATCGTAGGGCAGGGATTTGTACAGGTGCGGGGCAATCGCGTGGGTGCTGCTGGTGGTGAACAGGAGGGTGTAGCCATCGGACTTGCTGCGAGCGACTTCGCCCGAACCAATTGTGCCGCCTGCGCCCGTGCGGTTGTCCACAATGATGTTGGCGTTCATCGCTTTGGCGGCGCTTTCGGCAATCAGCCGGCTGATGACGTCGGTGGCTCCGCCAGTGGGGAAAGGCACGATCAGGCGAATGGGGCGATCAGGCCAATCGCTGGCATGGGTCGCCATGCTGCTGACGGCCAGAACAGCACCTAATAAGGTTTGGGCAAGACGTCGCCAGGGGCGACGGGTCGATAGGGTCTGTGCGGTGCTTGGGGCGTTGCTGGGTCTGGTCATGGCTCTCTCCTCAATCAAGAGATGATAGGAAAGGCGATGATGCCGAACCAGCAACAAATAAGCAGATCAGCGTTGCTATTTTGGCAAGGCCTGCGGATCGATTTCAAGTTGCGGTAACAACTCGTCCAGAAAGCGGCGAACAATAGAGGGCAAGCGGCGGCCAGCCAGGGCCTGCACTTCAATCTGGCGGTTCAGCAAGCCGCGTTCGTGGATGAAGCTGGCTTGCAGCAAACCTTGCTCAATCAGATGACGAGCCGAGAGCAAGGCTGACACGGTCACACCAGCACCGGACAAGGCAAATTGATGCAGGGACTGCATGTGGTTGCTGCTGAAAACCGGGTCCAGACTCAGGTTTTGCGCACTGCAAGCCACATCCATCATTTGTCGTACCGTGGTGTCGGGGCCAGGCAAGGCTAGGGGGTGCGCCAGAAGGCTTTTCAGGCTGATGCGTTCGGTACGGGTTACTGGGTGCCCGGGAACCGCCAGAGCCATGACGGGCGCATCGCGGCGGAACAAGGTCTTGATGTCTTTTTCAGCCGTTTGCGTGAATTTGATGCCTATATCAATCTGGCCGCTCAACAGCAGCATGGTGATGCGGTGTGGCGGCAGCACATCCAGCTGAAAGCGTATGCCCTGATGCTTTTCACGAAACTGCGCGATGCATTGCGGCAGGAGCTGGGCGGCCAAACCTTCAGAAGAAGCAATGCGGATCAGGCCGGTTTGCAGCCCTTGCAGGGCGGCAATATCGTGCAAGGTACGCTCGGCATCCATGGCACTGCGGCGCGCATGGGCCAGCAGCAGTTCACCCGCAGCGGTCAGGTTCATGCCACGGGCATGGCGCTCGAACAAGGCCATGCCCAGGTTTTCTTCCAGTCCGCTGATCTGGCGGCTGATGGCCGATGTGGCCACATGCAGATTGCTTGCCGCTTGCGAGATAGAGCCACAACGCGCTACTTCCTGGAAGTAGCGCAGTGCGGTCTCCTGAAGATGGCGTGGGTTCATACCAGACTGCCGCGCAGTTCGGCGGCAATCTCGTAGGAGCGCAAGCGCTTGTTATGGTCAAAGATATTGGCGTTCAGCATCAGTTCGTTGGCGCCGGTCAGTTGAATGAAGCCTTTCATCTGCTCAAGCACTTGTTCCGGATTGCCAATGGCCGTACAGCTGAGCAGGGAGTCCAGCAGATGCTGGGCGGGTGGGCTGCATTGCTCGTAGTAGTCGCGTACGGGCGGTGGCAACTGGCCGGGACGACCACTGCGCAGGTTCACAAAAGACTGTTGCCAGGAGGAGGCCAGTAGTTTGGCTTCGTCTTCCGTGTCGGCGGCAAAGACGTTGTAGCCCAGCATGACGTACGGTTTTTCCAGATGCACGGAAGGCTGGAACTGACGGCGGTAAACCTCAATAGCATCCATCAATTGAGCAGGTGCAAAATGCGAAGCAAAGGCGTAGGGCAAGCCCAAGGCGGCGGCCAGTTGAGCACCAAACAGGCTGGAGCCCAGAATCCAGACCGGCACATTCAGTCCGCGACCGGGCACGGCCATGATGCGGTTGCGCGGCTCGTCGGACATATAGTCCATCAGTTCCAGCACGTCGCGCGGAAACTGGTCGGGGTCGCTGTTCAGATTGCGGCGCAAGGCGCGGGCGGTTTCGGGGTCGGAGCCAGGGGCACGACCCAGGCCCAAGTCAATACGGCCGGGGTACAGGGAGGCCAGCGTTCCAAACTGCTCGGCAATCACCAAAGGGGAATGGTTGGGCAACATGATGCCGCCCGCGCCCACACGAATGCGGCTGGTTTGACCGGCAATGTGGCCGATCAGAACTGAAGTGGCAGCACTGGCAATACCGGGCATGCCGTGGTGTTCGGCCAGCCAGTAACGGTGATAGCCCCACTGCTCGGCATGACGGGCAATGTCCGCCGAACAGCGAAAGGACTGGGCCGGTGTGGAGCCCTGAACAATAGGGGACAGGTCTAGGACGGAGAGCGGATAGCTAGGCTTCATGGCATCAGATTCAAATTGGACTCAGGATATAGTCGATCCATCGTTAGGCAGCGTCAAGTAAACCCATAGCATAGGCAAGGATGTTCAGATGAAAGAAACCAGTCGTCGCACCGTCAACCATTACCAGGACCATGCGCAGGCTTATCGGGACGGCACGTGGGACCATGATGTCAGCCAGAATCGCGATGCTTTGTTGGCGGCCATCGGCTTGCCGGGGCCTGTGGATATTCTGGATCTGGGCTGTGGGCCGGGGCGGGATCTGGTCGCGTTTCAGGCTATGGGCCATCGCCCGGTGGGGCTGGATGGCTGTGCGGCTTTTGTGGAGATGGCTCGTCAGCAAACCGGCCTGCCGGTGCTGCATCAGGACTTTCTGGATTTGAATTTACCCGCTGCCGCGTTTGATGGCGTGTTTGCCAATGCGGTTTTATTCCATATACCCAGTGCCGAGTTACCTGCTGTGTTGACGGCCTTGCGTCATAGCCTGCGACCTGGAGGCGTGCTGTTTTCTTCCAATCCGCGTGGTCAGGGGCAAGAAGGCTGGAATGGTCAGCGCTATGGTTGTTACTACAGTTGGGAGCAGTGGTCAGAGCGTCTGGAGCAAGCGGGCTTTGAATATATAGAGCACTTTTATCGCCCCACAGACAGGCCACCGCAGGAGCAACATTGGCTGGCGTCCTTGTGGCGTGTACCGGCCTGATCAGCAGCAAAATGGTGAATCCCTGACCTGGCTACTTAGGCGATTGTTTTATAAGCCTATTTTTTGCTAATACAGGGGTTTTCCCTATTTTTATGCACATCTTTTGTGGATAAGCCGGTTTTCAACAAGCAGAGGCTTGCCCGAGGAAAAAAATGGTAAAGAATTGTCGATTCTCTGCTCGCCATTCTTAAGTGCTTGATTGCACGGGGATAAGTGCAGTGATTCACGGTTTATCCTGTGACTTGTCCACATTTTATGGGGATAAGCTGGCGTCTGTTTCCGGATTTGGCTGTTTTCTGTTCGCGGTTTTTAAGTCGCTGATACTACGGAAGGTTTTTCTGATTTGCCCAGTTTTTCCTATGAGCTATCCACAGTTTTCGGGGATAAGATGGAGGGCTTGCTCAACTTGGGTTCAGGCCCCTCTCAAGGCTATGATGCGCACTAGCAATGTTTACCCTTAGCGGCCAGTCCCTTCGGTGCTTTGCCTTTTAATTGAGGAGATTGAAACGTGGAAAAATTGCAAGCCTGGATGACAGAGTTTCCAGCCGTTGTCGCGATTGCGCTCAACGTCGTGATCGCTTTGTTGATTCTGATTATTGGCTGGTGGCTATCGGCCGTCGCTGGTCGTGCCATCAAGCGGATGGCGGCCCGTTCCCCCCGAGTGGATCCGACGATTGTACCCATGGCCCAGTCCGTGACGGTCTGGACGATTCGCATATTTGTGCTGATCGCTGTACTGGCGCGTTTTGGCGTACAGACCGCCAGCATTATTGCGGTATTGGGTGCTGCCGGCTTGGCCGTTGGTCTGGCCTTGCAGAACACACTGCAAAATATCGCGGCTGGCATCATGTTGCTGATGCTGCGTCCCTTGCGTGCGGGCGAGTTTGTATCGGTCGTTGGTAAAGGCGACGGGACCGTGCAGGAAGTGGGTTTGTTCCTGACCCGCTTTGAGCAAGTGGATGGCATTCAATTCACGTTGCCCAATAGCCTGATCTGGGGCAACCCTATCATCAACTACAGCCGCAACACCACTCGTCGTTTGGACTTTGGTGTGGGCGTACGCTATGGCGATGATCTGGACCTGGCCATCAAGCTGCTGCAGGACTTGCTCAATGAACATCCTCAGGTGCTGAAAGACCCGGCTCCTTTGGTCATGGTCATGGAGTACAAGGACAGCGTAATCACCGTCAATCTGCGTGCGTGGATCAATGCTGCTGACTTCTGGGATGCCCGTTTTGATCTGTTCCGCCGTGCGGTCCAAGTGCTGAATCAGGCTGGTTTGCAGACGCCCGTTCCAGTACGTGAAATCGTGCAGTCGGTTGGCGAGAAAAAGGCTGCGTGAACATGATGGGTTCAAGGCCTGACTCCGGCTTTGAACCGTGTCCTGCAGGCTTCAAGCCCATGCGGTTCCGATAGAAAGTATGAATGCCCCAAGCCTTGCTTTTAGCGGCTTGGGGCATTTTTTTCGGGTTAGCCTGCATTGGACTTACTTTCGGCTTCTCCCATACTGTACTCTTTGCTCTCGCGCTGTTTTTCTACCTGCCTCCACGATGTTTCTGATCGACGAAAAAATCACGGTACGACGCCTGGAAGTTTTGCTGGCTTTTCTGGAAGCCGGCACGATTGCCCGTGCCGCTGAACAATTGGGTACCAGTGCGGTCAGTGTGCATCGAGCATTGAAAAGTCTGGAAGAAGGTTTGCGCTGCCCCTTGTTCCTGCAGGAAGGGCGCAACCTGGTGCCGCAAGAATCGGCACGCGAGCTGGCTGAAGCCGCCAAGGAAACCATCCGTACCTTGCAGCATGGTATTGATAATGCTCGCGCAGCAGGGGGGTATTCCTCGGATCAGTTGCGCATTGGCTCCATGTATTCGCTGACGATACGTCTGGTGCCGCGTCTGTTGGTGGAGCTGAAAGTCCACAAACCGTTAATGCAGATTGATCTGGTGCTGGACTCCAACGAGAAGCTGTTGCAAAAGCTGCGGGGCGGTCATATCGACGCGGCCTTGATCGAGTTGCCGCAAGAGCAGCCGGATGACCTGGAAATGCTCCCCATTTTTGATGATGAACTGATGTTTGCGGCCCCCATGGATTGGCAAGGTTCGGATTCATCCGTAGTGGATCTGGAGCGTTGCTCCAAGGAACGCTTTGTGTCGCTGACCGATGACTTCGCGACAGGCCGGGACATGCAACGCATGCTGGCCAAAGCCGGATTCGATGCCGATATTGTGATGCGCACCGGGGATATCTTTTCCTTGATGAGCCTGGTCAGTGGCGGGGTGGGGTGTTCTCTTTTGCCGGCCCGTGCCAAAGAGGTTTTCTCTGACAAGATTCAATGGCTTGGCCTGGAGCACAAGTATCGACACTCACAGCGTATCGGTCTGGTCTGCATGAAGTCACGCGAGCGTAGCCCGAATGTGTTGAGCCTGTTACGGGCCTGCCGGATCGTGCGCACTCAGCTGGAAAAAGAAGGGCTGAAATCGGCCTGATGTTGGACGGCTTGCGGATGTCTCCCTATCCCGCCCAGCGTGACAACCAGCGCTGCAAACCATCCAAGGTTTGGAACTCATCCACACTACGCGCAGGAATTTCGGAATAGCGCTGATTCCACATGGTCGCCAGACTGCGTCTCGGTCCAATCTCCAGCACCACATTAGGCTGTCGTTCTTCAATTTGTTCCATGCAGGAATCCCATTGCATGGTTTGCATGATCTGTGCCGATAAAGCCTGCGCTGCGGTGGCGGCGTTATGCACCCATACACCGGCATTGGTCGGCCACGGCACGTTCGGGACAGCCAGTTCGCTTTGATTCAGTTGCTCCTGAAAGGCTTGAGCTGCGCTGCTCATCCAATGAGTATGGGACGCAATATTCACAGCCAAGGGTGTGCAACGTGCCCCTTGCTCTTGAGCAAACTTTTCCAAGGCAGCCAGCTTGTCACGCGGGCCCGCACACACGGCACTATCGGGGCCATTGCGTATGGCCAGGGCAGCGCCCTGTACCTGACACCATTGCTCAATCGTCCGAATTGAAACACCGCTTACCGCCAGCATGCTGCTGTCTTGTCCGGCCCCCGCCTGATCCATCAAGGCGGCTCTTTGTCCTGCCAGTTTGACGGTATCGCTGGTGGATAAGACACCCGCCACACAAGCGGCTGCCAGTTCACCAATGCTGTAGCCCGCCACGGCGGCCAAAGATTGACTGGAGGACTGCAGGGCAGGGACTTGCTCCTGCAATTGCTGCCAGGCGGCCAGTGCGCATGCCGTCAGCACGACTTGGGCATGGGCATTGGTGCTGGCCCAACTGCTATCGCGCATGGCAGCGCGCCAGTCGGGAACATGCAATTGCTCCTGCATTTGCAGCAGCAGGGGATGGGCCGGGTTCATCCAAGGCAGCATGTCTGCGTATTGCATGCCTTGCCCGGAAAACAGCAGGGCGATTCTCATGGTCAGGCTCCAGTAGGGCGACGCTGGCTGGCACCACCGGGTGCATAGGCTTGCAAGCGGTCCAGCCAGCAGCAGGCCGACAGGGTATCGGCAGCGCCTCCGGGGGACAGGCGGCGTTTCATGAAGGCTTGATGCATGGCTTGCGCGCGCTGCACAGCATCCGGGGTAAACGCACTGCCTGCCTGCAAGTATTGCGCGGCGCAGCGGCGCGCGTAGTGTAGCCCCTCCAGTCCGCCACGATGGGCCAGATTACTATCGTCAAGGACCGCCATGACAGAAAACAAGGTATGCAAACCCACGGTCTGCAACTGCTGTTCTGCCACTGGTGTGCTGTGCGGAGACAAAGTTTTGACAGCGACTTGCCAGGCGGGCCAGGCCGTTTCAAACAAGGTGGGAAAGCCCTGGGCTGCTTCCTGGTTCGCGCCTTGCAAGCCGTAGCGGCGTACCGCCCGTCCGCCCGGCAGTGCGGACGAAGCTTGCAGGCTGCGGGCCTGTAAAGCCGCCCCCCATAATGTTTGAAGTTGGTCCCGAATCGTGGCGGGAGTCAGGGTGCGAAAAGGTAGGCAAGCGCCTGCGGCTGCGCACAGCAGGCCCAGCATGAAGATGGCGCCACGGTGGGTATTGATGCCCCCGGTTGCCGCCTGCATGCGAGCCTCCGCTGCAATCCCGCGAGTTTGCAGCTGGCTGAATGGAACACGCTGTTGGCCCAGAGCCGCCATGTCAGAAAAATAATGGCGCAGGGCAAACAGACTGCGATAAAAAGTGCTGGCATCCATATCGTCATGGCTGCCGCTGTCGAGCAAGGAAACCAGCCCCGGTTTGGGAGCCAGAATCAGCTCGTCATACAGCGCCAGAACCGCCGCACGGCCTATGGCCGCACAACTCCAGGAACGGGATGGATCCATGAAGTCGGCGGCAGTGGGGCGAGGCGCCAATGTTCTGGTTTCAATTGCATCAAGCAGCATGAGAGGACTCCGGAGCAGGAGCGTGCTCGGGCCAGTCCGAGTGCGCCTGAATACGTACACCATGAGTGCGTTTGATCATCACTTTGCTGCTGGCACCGCTGCGCCATTGCTGCCATTCACGCCAGGCAATGGCGGCGTCATCGGGGAACAGTAACTCGCCATCCAGGCGGGGCAAACCGGACAATTCGCTGATTGCACTTAATAGCTCCACCAGACGATCTGCTTGCGTGGCGCTCTGCACGGGTAGCAGCAAATCCAGGTCTGAACCTTCACGCACATAGCCCTGTCCTGTGATCAGCTCCCAGCCATAACTGCCATAGACCTGAGCCGTGCAGCCATGTGCTTGCATACGCTGACATAAGCTCAGCCAGTCTTGCGCCAAGGAGGCTGGCAATAAGGTTTGGGCTTCATGGGCGGGGGGGAAACTGCCCCAAGACAGGCTCTGGTTTTGGGAAACGATCAGGGACAGACGTTGCCGCCCCCAATCGCTCGGTAAAGGAATGCCCACTTGCAACTGTCCGCTACGCAGTTCGCCTGGCTGACGGCTGACGACCAGCGGCCAGCCTCGAGCCTGCCATTGACGCAGGCTCTGGCAGACGTGGCTGGTCAGCTCCAGATCAGTCACCACCTGATCCCAGGCTGTGTTGTCCAGCGTGATCAGGTGGTGACGGCGAGCGGGCAGCTGGGCGTTCATCAGGATGCCTGCAAGACCTGTTCAATGATCTGGGCAGCCAGGCGGCGGCCACCACGTTCGGCACCATCGCTGGCGCGGCGATCCTGATCATTGGATTGAGCCAGTGCTGCCCGCAAGGAAGCACGCAGTTGCTCTGGCGAGCTGCTGTCCCAGACAGACTGAATGCCTCCCATGGCCACATAATTGCCTACGCCGGGCGCAAAGACCGGATTGGACTGCGCCAGCTCTTCCAGCATGGCTTCGGGCAGCTTGGTGACGCGGGCCATGGCAGGAATGCGCATGACGCGAATTTCGGCTTCGGGCACGGCATAGCAGGCATCGGCAATCAGGCCGGAGGTGATGAAACCACCGGACAGGGCTTGGTCGTACACCAGCCCAATAACCTTGTGGCCTTTGCGTCGGGCCAGATCCAGGCACATGCCCAAGTGAGCCATGGCGCGGTTGATGCCCAGCAGCTCATCGCGGCGGCGCAGTTGCTGACCTTGAGTATCGACCAAAAGCAGCAGACTGCGGCCAGGATGGTTCTTGATGGTGTCCAGCACGGCCTGTGCCTGAGTCAAGGCCAGGGCCACGCCGATGGGGGCGTGTTCGGTGGTGCCGATAACGGTCAGGGTCTGACCATCAAATTCGGCATCGCCCTGCAAGAACAAATCCTGTTCGCTAATGCTGTGCTGCGTATCGAACAGCGATTGCACCAGAGTTTCCCATTTCATGACAGCGCCTCCTGGCTGCGTAATGCTTTGACGGCTGCAGCGTCCATCTGCCCGACTTGATCGCTTTGTTCCAGCCCCAGCGCTTGCCACAAGGTCTGGGCCTGATTCTCGGTGTGATCCCATTGCTCTACAGGCAGCAGGGCCGCGCGTTGTGCCAGCAACTGATGCTCCTGTTCCAGCTCTTCCAGGGTCGCCGGGCCACGCGCCGGATTCTTCAAACCTTGTACGGCTGCGGCGCGGAAAGCGGCCACGGTGTCAGGTACGAGGTCATCGCAATCGGCGGTCAGCCAGCGGTGTTTCCCACCGCTGGTTTGCCAGACCAAAGCACGATCTTTGGAGTCGTATTCTTCGACTCCGTGGGAGGCTTCAATCACTTCCGGGCCGGACATGGCCAGACGGCCCACGTCACTCATGATCAGGTGGTTGGTGCAGCGGGCCACAATACCCATGCCACCAAAGCAACCGTTTTGCCCGCCGACCAAAGCAATCACCGGCACACCGGCATTGCGCGTATCCAGCAAG
This genomic window from Alcaligenes faecalis contains:
- a CDS encoding LLM class flavin-dependent oxidoreductase, with the translated sequence MKPSYPLSVLDLSPIVQGSTPAQSFRCSADIARHAEQWGYHRYWLAEHHGMPGIASAATSVLIGHIAGQTSRIRVGAGGIMLPNHSPLVIAEQFGTLASLYPGRIDLGLGRAPGSDPETARALRRNLNSDPDQFPRDVLELMDYMSDEPRNRIMAVPGRGLNVPVWILGSSLFGAQLAAALGLPYAFASHFAPAQLMDAIEVYRRQFQPSVHLEKPYVMLGYNVFAADTEDEAKLLASSWQQSFVNLRSGRPGQLPPPVRDYYEQCSPPAQHLLDSLLSCTAIGNPEQVLEQMKGFIQLTGANELMLNANIFDHNKRLRSYEIAAELRGSLV
- a CDS encoding mechanosensitive ion channel family protein; translation: MTEFPAVVAIALNVVIALLILIIGWWLSAVAGRAIKRMAARSPRVDPTIVPMAQSVTVWTIRIFVLIAVLARFGVQTASIIAVLGAAGLAVGLALQNTLQNIAAGIMLLMLRPLRAGEFVSVVGKGDGTVQEVGLFLTRFEQVDGIQFTLPNSLIWGNPIINYSRNTTRRLDFGVGVRYGDDLDLAIKLLQDLLNEHPQVLKDPAPLVMVMEYKDSVITVNLRAWINAADFWDARFDLFRRAVQVLNQAGLQTPVPVREIVQSVGEKKAA
- a CDS encoding LysR family transcriptional regulator; amino-acid sequence: MFLIDEKITVRRLEVLLAFLEAGTIARAAEQLGTSAVSVHRALKSLEEGLRCPLFLQEGRNLVPQESARELAEAAKETIRTLQHGIDNARAAGGYSSDQLRIGSMYSLTIRLVPRLLVELKVHKPLMQIDLVLDSNEKLLQKLRGGHIDAALIELPQEQPDDLEMLPIFDDELMFAAPMDWQGSDSSVVDLERCSKERFVSLTDDFATGRDMQRMLAKAGFDADIVMRTGDIFSLMSLVSGGVGCSLLPARAKEVFSDKIQWLGLEHKYRHSQRIGLVCMKSRERSPNVLSLLRACRIVRTQLEKEGLKSA
- a CDS encoding LysR substrate-binding domain-containing protein; translation: MNPRHLQETALRYFQEVARCGSISQAASNLHVATSAISRQISGLEENLGMALFERHARGMNLTAAGELLLAHARRSAMDAERTLHDIAALQGLQTGLIRIASSEGLAAQLLPQCIAQFREKHQGIRFQLDVLPPHRITMLLLSGQIDIGIKFTQTAEKDIKTLFRRDAPVMALAVPGHPVTRTERISLKSLLAHPLALPGPDTTVRQMMDVACSAQNLSLDPVFSSNHMQSLHQFALSGAGVTVSALLSARHLIEQGLLQASFIHERGLLNRQIEVQALAGRRLPSIVRRFLDELLPQLEIDPQALPK
- a CDS encoding gamma-glutamyltransferase family protein, with protein sequence MNKTDTCMDWNNPYPSARSAVLGQNMVSTSHPLAAQAGLRMLQAGGNAVDAALAAAIALTVLEPTGCGIGSDAFAIVWDGKELHGLNASGRSPRGWSPDRFKGHDAVPDKGWESVSVPGAVSAWAELSSKLGRLSLEQVAAPAIHYAREGFPVSPVIARLWELGRQRLGDQPGFAEAFLRDGKAPVAGQWYQNPDQANTLERIAATQGQDFYTGELAKRIADFSRQHGGAMDEQDLAEHRANWCGTISHPFAQSVIHEIPPNGQGLAALMALGIMEQAGVGQQPLDHIDTVHLSIEAMKLAFADLYEHHADLEHMIHHPEHLLDPAYLRERAALIQMNEAGDPKHGLPGPSGTVYVTAADSSGMMVSLIQSNYMGFGSGVVVPGTGISMQNRGHGFTLRPGHVNEVAGGKRPSHTIIPAFAMNANGTPQMSFGVMGGPFQSQGHMQMALRVLLYGQNPQAAADAPRWRVTGGRGVAVEPTFDPALVQALRERGHEVVVEPGSGVFAFGGAQLILRQGNHYVGGSDPRKDGQVVAY
- a CDS encoding class I SAM-dependent DNA methyltransferase, whose product is MKETSRRTVNHYQDHAQAYRDGTWDHDVSQNRDALLAAIGLPGPVDILDLGCGPGRDLVAFQAMGHRPVGLDGCAAFVEMARQQTGLPVLHQDFLDLNLPAAAFDGVFANAVLFHIPSAELPAVLTALRHSLRPGGVLFSSNPRGQGQEGWNGQRYGCYYSWEQWSERLEQAGFEYIEHFYRPTDRPPQEQHWLASLWRVPA
- a CDS encoding Bug family tripartite tricarboxylate transporter substrate binding protein encodes the protein MTRPSNAPSTAQTLSTRRPWRRLAQTLLGAVLAVSSMATHASDWPDRPIRLIVPFPTGGATDVISRLIAESAAKAMNANIIVDNRTGAGGTIGSGEVARSKSDGYTLLFTTSSTHAIAPHLYKSLPYDAEKDFTPIAHLGDAASVLLVNPSVPAQTLPELIEYARAHPDELNYASSGNGTIVHLGTEAFLNQANIVMSHVPYRGTGQAINDMLGGSIHVLLDAIPTGMPYVNSGQLRALAVTGQQRSPLAPDLPTFQESGLPGYESVTWFGLYAPAGLPDEIRDKAYEAFTHAVQDPKVRSRLQTLGVDQPRSTSREEFISLVREDSARWQGLIQLTGIQIQ
- a CDS encoding acyltransferase domain-containing protein; protein product: MRIALLFSGQGMQYADMLPWMNPAHPLLLQMQEQLHVPDWRAAMRDSSWASTNAHAQVVLTACALAAWQQLQEQVPALQSSSQSLAAVAGYSIGELAAACVAGVLSTSDTVKLAGQRAALMDQAGAGQDSSMLAVSGVSIRTIEQWCQVQGAALAIRNGPDSAVCAGPRDKLAALEKFAQEQGARCTPLAVNIASHTHWMSSAAQAFQEQLNQSELAVPNVPWPTNAGVWVHNAATAAQALSAQIMQTMQWDSCMEQIEERQPNVVLEIGPRRSLATMWNQRYSEIPARSVDEFQTLDGLQRWLSRWAG
- a CDS encoding triphosphoribosyl-dephospho-CoA synthase, encoding MLLDAIETRTLAPRPTAADFMDPSRSWSCAAIGRAAVLALYDELILAPKPGLVSLLDSGSHDDMDASTFYRSLFALRHYFSDMAALGQQRVPFSQLQTRGIAAEARMQAATGGINTHRGAIFMLGLLCAAAGACLPFRTLTPATIRDQLQTLWGAALQARSLQASSALPGGRAVRRYGLQGANQEAAQGFPTLFETAWPAWQVAVKTLSPHSTPVAEQQLQTVGLHTLFSVMAVLDDSNLAHRGGLEGLHYARRCAAQYLQAGSAFTPDAVQRAQAMHQAFMKRRLSPGGAADTLSACCWLDRLQAYAPGGASQRRPTGA